The sequence AGGGGATAAAGTCTCACGCGAAGAGCGCGAAGCCGCGAAGGACGTGTCGTTCCTCTCCCCCCATCACCCTTCGCGTTCTTCGCGTCTTCGCGTGAGTTTTTCAGTACCGGGAGGGGATAATGTCTCACGCGAAGGGCGCGAAGCCTTGTCGCCCGTGTATTTCCCCCCCAACCTGAACCCTTCACTCTCTTCCGCGTGAGACCGGCGGTCACTCCCACGCACCCTCAAGTCAAGGTGAAATGGTCTACTCCACCTCATGGCGGTTTCGTGTGAGGCGGCCCCGGGATAATTGACTGCCCGGGAGCATGAGCAGGCCGGGGCCTGCACATTCGCGGTTATTCCGGCCCCTCCTCTAACGCTATATGCCGACGCCGCCAATGTACAGGGACACGGCGGCACCGGAACCGACGGCCTGCCGCAGGGAGAGGAACCACCATGACTACCAGGGAATCGCAACGATTCCACACCCTCCGGGAACGCATTGCCGCCTCACCTGACGCAATTCTTGTACTGGTCGTGCTCGTCATCTTCATGGACATGATGATCTACGGCCTCCTCATCCCGGTCTTCCCTGAGTACGCCCCCCGGCTCGGGGTCGACGAGTCGGTCCTCGGGGTTGTCTTCGGGGTCTATGCAGCCATGCTCTTCCTCTTCTCCATCCCGATGGGCCTCCTCTCTGACCGGGTGGGCCGCCGCCCTCTCATCGTCGTCGGGATGTTCCTCCTTGCCGGGGCGACGGCGCTCTTCGGGTTCTCGACCTCGGTTACGCACCTCTTCATAGCCCGGATGGTCCAGGGAGTATCGGCCGCGGCCACCTGGTCGGCCGGGCTTGCGCTCCTCGCCGATATCACCGACCCCTCCAGGCTCGGGGAGAGGATGGGCATCGCGCTCTCCGCGGTCGGGCTCGGAACGGTCCTCGGTCCGGTCGTTGGAGGGCTGCTCTTCGAGTACCTGGGCTATGTCGCGACCTTCCTCATCCCGGCGGCGGTGGTGGCCACTGTCGGGCTGCTCGTCCTCGCCGTCCCGGTGCGCTCCTGCAAGCGGGAGGGGGACCGGGAGCGGGCGGGGATGCTCCCCCGGGGCGCCCTCCTCCCGCTCGCTGCCTGTGCGGCCACGACGGTCGCGGTCTCGGGGACCTACGGCGTCCTGGACCCCTACCTCCCGGTCTACCTGCACGCCGCGTTCTCTGCGTCCCCGGCGACGATCGGCCTCGTCTTTGCGGTGCTGGCGATCGCCGCCGCCATCGCCCAGCCGACGGCCGGGCGCATCTACGACCGCTACGGGGGGAGCCGCTACCTCATCGGCGGCGGGCTTCTCCTCTCCGGGACCGCGATCTTCGCCGCCATGCAGGCCCCGACGCT is a genomic window of Methanoculleus bourgensis MS2 containing:
- a CDS encoding MFS transporter, with product MTTRESQRFHTLRERIAASPDAILVLVVLVIFMDMMIYGLLIPVFPEYAPRLGVDESVLGVVFGVYAAMLFLFSIPMGLLSDRVGRRPLIVVGMFLLAGATALFGFSTSVTHLFIARMVQGVSAAATWSAGLALLADITDPSRLGERMGIALSAVGLGTVLGPVVGGLLFEYLGYVATFLIPAAVVATVGLLVLAVPVRSCKREGDRERAGMLPRGALLPLAACAATTVAVSGTYGVLDPYLPVYLHAAFSASPATIGLVFAVLAIAAAIAQPTAGRIYDRYGGSRYLIGGGLLLSGTAIFAAMQAPTLPLVAAAILVLGVTLSSALVPMMPIMAGIYRDQDSQGVAYGIYNTFFSIGLALGPFAGAALLGHYPLPAIFLLQAGVLGVMGVLGCLLIGRLGWR